From a single Serratia surfactantfaciens genomic region:
- the benB gene encoding benzoate 1,2-dioxygenase small subunit gives MSTFNLQQRVEQFLYREARLLDDRQWDDWLACYHPQVEYWMPAWADDDRQTTDPHSEISLIYYANREGLEDRVYRIKTERSAASSMPEPRTVHLISNVELLSSGAEQAEVNYHWATFYHRYNHTDTYFGSTRLWIDLSGEALQIKRKKIRLDNDYINHVIDIYHL, from the coding sequence ATGAGCACATTTAACCTGCAACAGCGGGTGGAACAGTTCCTATACCGCGAAGCACGCCTGCTGGATGACCGGCAGTGGGATGACTGGCTGGCCTGTTACCATCCGCAGGTCGAATATTGGATGCCGGCCTGGGCTGACGACGATCGCCAGACGACGGACCCTCACAGCGAGATTTCGCTGATTTATTACGCCAATCGCGAAGGCCTGGAAGACCGCGTTTACCGCATAAAAACCGAACGCTCAGCCGCCAGCAGCATGCCGGAGCCGCGCACGGTGCATCTTATCAGCAACGTGGAGCTGTTATCGTCCGGTGCGGAACAGGCCGAGGTGAACTACCACTGGGCCACCTTCTATCACCGCTACAACCACACGGACACCTATTTCGGCTCAACCCGACTGTGGATAGATCTTAGCGGGGAGGCGCTACAAATTAAGCGCAAGAAAATTCGTCTGGATAATGACTATATCAATCATGTAATTGATATTTATCATCTTTAA
- the benC gene encoding benzoate 1,2-dioxygenase electron transfer component BenC, which translates to MSFTVALNFEDGVSRFIQCNPNEKVLDAAYRQKINLPMDCSDGVCGTCKCHCEQGEYQLGDDYLDEALSEQEAAQRRVLTCQMVPLSDCVIEVPMPSTMCKTASEMFTATVTSATALSDSAIEFCLTLDDERGIAFLPGQYVNIDVPGSAASRAYSFSSPPGSRQLSFLLRNVPGGMMSRYLTERASPGDAIRLRGPQGSFYLRAPVRPMLFLAGGTGLAPFLSMLEYLALGGSEQPVHLIYGVTHDHDLVKLEQLEAYRQRLANFSYLTCVASETSFSTHKGYVTQHLDESLLNNGELDVYLCGPPPMVEAVLGDFQRRAFIPHSFHYEKFAPSQADGRS; encoded by the coding sequence ATGTCTTTTACCGTTGCCCTTAATTTTGAAGACGGCGTCAGCCGCTTTATTCAATGCAACCCGAATGAAAAAGTACTCGACGCCGCCTACCGACAAAAGATCAATCTGCCGATGGACTGCTCGGACGGCGTATGCGGCACCTGTAAATGCCACTGTGAACAGGGAGAATACCAGTTGGGCGATGACTATCTGGACGAAGCACTGTCAGAGCAGGAAGCCGCACAGCGGCGGGTGTTGACCTGTCAGATGGTGCCGCTCTCGGACTGCGTCATCGAGGTGCCGATGCCTTCGACGATGTGTAAAACCGCCAGCGAAATGTTTACCGCCACCGTCACCTCCGCCACCGCCCTGTCGGACAGCGCCATCGAGTTCTGCCTGACGCTGGATGATGAACGCGGCATCGCGTTCCTGCCGGGGCAATATGTGAATATCGACGTTCCCGGCAGTGCGGCCAGCCGCGCCTATTCGTTCAGTTCGCCGCCCGGCAGCCGGCAGCTCTCTTTTCTGCTGCGCAACGTGCCCGGCGGCATGATGAGCCGTTATCTGACCGAACGGGCGAGCCCCGGCGACGCGATCCGTCTGCGCGGCCCGCAGGGCAGTTTCTATCTGCGTGCGCCGGTGCGGCCGATGTTATTTTTGGCCGGCGGCACCGGGCTGGCGCCGTTCCTTTCCATGCTGGAATATCTGGCGCTCGGCGGCAGCGAACAGCCGGTGCATCTGATCTACGGCGTCACCCATGACCACGATCTGGTCAAGCTGGAACAGCTGGAGGCGTATCGCCAGCGTCTGGCGAATTTCAGCTATCTGACCTGCGTGGCCAGTGAAACGTCGTTTTCGACGCATAAAGGGTATGTCACCCAGCATCTCGACGAAAGCCTGCTTAATAACGGTGAGCTGGATGTGTATCTGTGCGGGCCGCCGCCGATGGTGGAAGCGGTGCTTGGCGATTTTCAGCGACGCGCCTTTATCCCGCATAGCTTCCATTATGAGAAGTTCGCCCCCAGCCAGGCCGATGGGAGGAGTTGA
- the benD gene encoding benzoate diol dehydrogenase BenD, whose amino-acid sequence MDKSRFSGQVMVITGAAQGIGKAVAERAAREEARLALIDRSPYLEEVVAVLRERGADIIALQADLEHWEAARDALDQVQQHFGRVDIMVNNVGGTIWARPFADYAPQQIEAEIRRSLFPTLWGCRAALPYMLAQGSGVIVNVSSVATRGVNRVPYSAAKGGVNALTQSLAFEYAGAGIRINATAPGGTEAPPRLTPRNRESPTQQEESWYRQVVEQTLDSSLMHRYGSVDEQAAAILFLASAEASYINGTVLPVAGGDLG is encoded by the coding sequence ATGGATAAATCACGTTTCAGCGGCCAGGTGATGGTAATAACCGGCGCCGCTCAAGGCATCGGCAAAGCGGTGGCCGAACGCGCGGCTCGGGAAGAGGCCCGTTTGGCGCTGATCGATCGCTCCCCCTATCTGGAAGAGGTCGTGGCCGTTTTACGCGAACGCGGCGCCGATATCATCGCCCTGCAGGCCGACTTGGAGCATTGGGAAGCAGCGCGCGATGCGCTGGATCAGGTGCAACAGCACTTTGGACGCGTGGATATTATGGTGAACAACGTGGGCGGCACCATCTGGGCACGACCGTTTGCCGACTATGCGCCGCAACAGATTGAGGCGGAGATTCGGCGCTCGCTGTTCCCGACGCTATGGGGTTGCCGCGCCGCGTTGCCGTATATGCTGGCGCAGGGGAGCGGAGTGATCGTCAACGTCTCTTCGGTCGCCACGCGCGGCGTCAATCGCGTTCCCTATTCCGCAGCCAAAGGCGGCGTCAACGCCCTGACCCAATCACTGGCCTTTGAATATGCCGGCGCCGGCATTCGCATCAACGCCACGGCGCCGGGCGGCACCGAAGCGCCGCCGCGGCTGACGCCACGCAATCGCGAATCCCCGACGCAACAGGAGGAAAGTTGGTATCGGCAGGTGGTTGAGCAAACGCTCGACAGCAGTCTGATGCACCGCTACGGCAGCGTTGATGAACAAGCCGCCGCTATTCTGTTCCTCGCCAGCGCCGAAGCCAGTTACATTAACGGAACGGTGCTGCCGGTCGCCGGCGGCGATTTGGGGTAA
- the arsC gene encoding glutaredoxin-dependent arsenate reductase yields the protein MSDIKIYHNPACGTSRNTLALIRNSGAEPEVILYLETPPSRERLTALLAEMGMTPRALLRKNVEPYAELHLDDSAWSDEQLIDFMLQRPLLINRPIVVTPLGTRLCRPSEVVLDILPDPQRGAFSKEDGEPVIDAQGRRIIR from the coding sequence ATGAGCGACATCAAAATTTATCACAATCCCGCCTGCGGCACGTCGCGCAACACGCTGGCGCTGATCCGCAACAGCGGCGCTGAGCCGGAGGTGATTTTGTATCTGGAAACGCCGCCCAGCCGCGAACGTTTGACAGCGCTGCTGGCCGAGATGGGCATGACGCCGCGCGCCTTGCTGCGCAAAAACGTCGAGCCCTACGCCGAGCTGCATCTGGACGACAGCGCCTGGAGCGATGAACAACTGATCGACTTTATGCTGCAACGGCCGCTCCTGATCAATCGCCCTATCGTAGTGACGCCGCTCGGCACGCGTCTGTGTCGCCCATCGGAGGTGGTTTTGGATATTCTGCCGGATCCGCAGCGCGGCGCCTTCAGCAAAGAGGACGGGGAGCCGGTGATCGATGCGCAGGGCCGGCGGATCATACGTTGA
- a CDS encoding arsenic transporter: MIVAGTIFILTLILVIWQPKGLGIGWSASIGAGLALLSGVVHVGDIPVVWQIVWNATATFIAVIIISLLLDESGFFAWTALHVARWGNGKGRWLFTYMLLLGAVVAALFANDGAALILTPIVIAMLSALGFRPAAVLAFVMAAGFIADTASLPLVVSNLVNIVSADFFHLGFTEYAAVMVPVNLVAVAATLVMLHLFFRKDIPLRYALARLPVPQEAIRDRATFRTGWAVLALLLIGFFGLEPLGVPVSLVAACGALVLLAVAKRGRAIDTGKVLRGAPWQIVIFSLGMYLVVYGLRNAGLTDLLSGVLDALARQGLWAATLGTGFLSAFLSSVMNNMPTVLVGALSIDGSSAEGVIKQAMIYANVIGSDLGPKITPIGSLATLLWLHVLARKNIVITWGYYFRVGVMMTLPILFVTLAALALRLSVLP, from the coding sequence ATGATAGTGGCGGGGACGATCTTTATTCTGACGTTGATCTTGGTTATCTGGCAACCGAAAGGGCTGGGTATTGGCTGGAGCGCGTCAATCGGGGCGGGGTTGGCATTGCTGAGCGGCGTGGTGCACGTCGGCGATATTCCCGTGGTGTGGCAGATAGTCTGGAATGCGACCGCGACCTTCATCGCCGTCATCATTATCAGCCTGTTGCTGGATGAGAGCGGTTTTTTCGCCTGGACCGCCTTGCATGTCGCCCGTTGGGGCAACGGTAAAGGGCGCTGGCTGTTTACCTACATGCTGTTGTTGGGTGCGGTGGTGGCGGCGCTGTTTGCGAACGACGGCGCTGCGCTGATCCTGACGCCGATCGTGATCGCCATGCTGTCGGCGCTCGGCTTTCGCCCTGCGGCGGTGCTGGCTTTCGTGATGGCGGCAGGCTTTATCGCTGATACCGCCAGCCTGCCGCTGGTGGTGTCCAATTTGGTGAATATCGTTTCGGCGGATTTCTTCCACTTGGGCTTTACGGAGTATGCGGCGGTGATGGTGCCGGTCAACCTCGTCGCCGTGGCGGCGACGCTGGTGATGTTGCATCTGTTCTTCCGCAAAGATATTCCCCTGCGCTACGCGTTGGCGCGCTTACCGGTACCGCAGGAAGCGATCCGCGATCGCGCGACGTTTAGGACCGGCTGGGCCGTATTGGCGCTGTTGCTGATCGGCTTCTTCGGCCTGGAGCCGCTCGGCGTACCGGTGAGTTTGGTCGCCGCCTGCGGTGCGCTGGTGCTGCTGGCGGTGGCGAAACGCGGGCGGGCGATCGATACCGGCAAAGTGCTGCGCGGGGCGCCTTGGCAGATTGTGATTTTCTCGCTGGGCATGTATCTGGTGGTCTACGGGCTGCGCAATGCCGGCTTGACCGATTTGCTGTCCGGCGTACTGGATGCGTTGGCGCGGCAGGGGCTGTGGGCGGCGACGCTCGGCACCGGTTTCCTGAGCGCGTTTCTCTCCTCCGTCATGAATAACATGCCGACGGTGCTGGTGGGGGCGCTGTCGATCGACGGCAGCAGCGCGGAAGGCGTCATCAAGCAGGCGATGATTTACGCTAACGTTATCGGCAGCGATCTCGGCCCCAAAATCACCCCGATCGGCAGCCTGGCTACGCTGCTGTGGCTGCATGTGTTGGCAAGGAAGAACATCGTCATTACCTGGGGCTATTATTTTCGCGTAGGCGTGATGATGACGCTGCCGATCCTGTTCGTCACCCTGGCCGCGCTGGCGCTGCGGCTGTCCGTTTTGCCATAA
- a CDS encoding metalloregulator ArsR/SmtB family transcription factor, with amino-acid sequence MSSLTPLKLFKNLSDDTRLTLVLLLRHAGELCVCELSGALALPQPKISRHLAMLRESGLLLDRRDGKWIHYRLSPHMPAWAAAIIEQAYLCRPEQVAALGQRVAKGCS; translated from the coding sequence ATGTCGTCATTGACGCCGCTGAAGCTGTTTAAAAACTTGTCGGACGATACGCGTCTGACGCTGGTGCTGTTGCTGCGCCACGCCGGCGAGCTGTGCGTGTGCGAGCTGTCGGGTGCTCTGGCGCTGCCGCAACCCAAAATCTCAAGGCATCTGGCGATGCTGCGCGAAAGCGGGCTGTTGCTCGATCGGCGCGACGGCAAATGGATACATTATCGCCTGTCGCCGCATATGCCGGCCTGGGCGGCGGCGATTATTGAGCAGGCTTATCTGTGCCGTCCAGAGCAGGTGGCGGCGTTGGGGCAACGCGTGGCGAAAGGCTGCTCGTAA
- a CDS encoding DUF3307 domain-containing protein, translated as MDLTYTPLLAWLLLAHLLADFPLQPRSWVEDKIQHRARSRFLLLHALLHGVLAAWVVAGFGLLHGGLSSRQVLAGLLVIALSHYLIDWLKVTIMARLSPARSFLLDQGLHLAVIALLWLGLTPNAAELLAALGRQLGSWQTGLVLVAYSLIYLPMSLLIGQLLARWTPQMPPSAKADNDSLLRAGKQIGYLERTLILTFVLLGQIPAIGFLLAAKSIFRFGDLRQSDDKMRTEYVLLGTLFSFTLTIMLGLLVNKLL; from the coding sequence ATGGATCTGACCTATACGCCCTTGCTGGCCTGGCTGTTGCTCGCCCACTTGCTGGCGGATTTTCCGCTGCAGCCGCGGAGTTGGGTGGAAGATAAAATCCAACATCGCGCGCGCTCGCGTTTTCTGCTGTTGCACGCCTTGCTGCACGGGGTGCTGGCCGCCTGGGTGGTGGCCGGTTTCGGCCTGCTGCACGGCGGGCTCTCTTCACGCCAGGTGCTGGCCGGCCTGCTGGTCATCGCCCTCAGCCACTACCTGATCGATTGGCTGAAAGTCACCATCATGGCCCGCCTGAGCCCGGCCCGCAGTTTCCTGCTCGATCAGGGATTGCATCTGGCGGTGATCGCCTTGCTGTGGCTGGGGCTGACGCCGAATGCGGCTGAACTGCTCGCCGCGCTGGGGCGGCAACTGGGGAGTTGGCAAACCGGCCTGGTGCTGGTGGCTTACAGCCTGATTTATCTGCCGATGAGTCTGCTGATCGGGCAACTGCTGGCGCGCTGGACGCCGCAAATGCCGCCTTCGGCCAAGGCCGACAACGACTCGCTGCTGCGCGCAGGCAAACAGATTGGCTACTTGGAGAGAACGCTGATCCTGACCTTTGTGCTGCTGGGGCAGATCCCGGCGATCGGTTTTTTGCTGGCGGCCAAATCCATCTTCCGTTTCGGCGATCTGCGCCAGAGCGACGATAAGATGCGTACCGAGTATGTGCTGCTCGGCACGCTGTTTTCCTTCACGCTGACCATCATGCTCGGCCTGTTGGTCAACAAACTGCTGTAG
- the mgtA gene encoding magnesium-translocating P-type ATPase, whose translation MTQINERTHRRDKDAVSYAIAQEATNSIAQTLANLKCNRNGLTQDDADERLEQFGANQVAHDKAPHALIQLIKAFNNPFIFVLMVLAAISFFTDYWLPLQSGEETELTGVIIILTMVTLSGLLRFWQEYRTNKAAEALKSMVRTTATVLRRSSYSAHPLTLEVPIRELVPGDIIQLSAGDMVPADVRLIASRDLFISQAILTGEAIPIEKYDAMGNVAQKSSEGEVSSENALLELSNICLMGTNVASGTATAVVVATGGRTYFGSLAKSIVGSRAQTAFDRGVNSVSWLLIRFMLVMVPVVLLINGFTKGDWSEAALFALAVAVGLTPEMLPMIVSSNLAKGAIAMSRRKVVVKRLNAIQNFGAMDVLCTDKTGTLTQDRIILEHHIDVNGARDNEVLHLAWLNSFHQSGMKNLMDQAVIRFGRGKPGIEALGRFSKVDELPFDFVRRRLSIVVADEHGRQQLICKGAVEEMLEIATHVREGDKTLELDETRRAALQALAREYNEDGFRVLVLATRELDAQRSAEPLSVADERDMVVQGLLTFLDPPKESAQQAIAALQENGVTVKVLTGDNPVITCKICRDVGLEPGEPLSGLQIEQMDDEELAREVELRTVFTKLTPLQKSRVLKMLQANGHTVGFLGDGINDAPALRDADVGISVDTGTDIAKESADIILLEKNLMVLEEGVIKGRETFGNIIKYLNMTASSNFGNVFSVLVASAFIPFLPMLAIHLLIQNLMYDISQLSLPWDKMDKEFLRKPRKWDSKNIGRFMLWIGPTSSIFDITTYALMWYVFAANSVEHQALFQSGWFIEGLLSQTLVVHMLRTQKIPFIQSTAALPVLLTTGLVMALGIYIPFSPLGALVGLQPLPWEYFPWLAATLVSYCVVAQMMKRFYIRRFGEWL comes from the coding sequence ATGACTCAGATTAATGAAAGAACGCACCGCCGTGATAAAGACGCGGTGAGCTACGCCATTGCGCAAGAGGCGACCAACAGCATCGCCCAGACGCTGGCGAACCTGAAGTGCAACCGCAACGGCTTGACCCAGGACGACGCCGATGAACGGCTGGAACAGTTCGGCGCCAACCAGGTCGCCCACGACAAGGCACCGCACGCCCTGATCCAGCTGATCAAGGCCTTCAATAACCCGTTTATCTTCGTGCTGATGGTGCTGGCTGCGATCAGTTTCTTTACCGATTATTGGCTGCCGCTCCAGAGCGGTGAAGAAACTGAACTTACCGGCGTCATCATCATCCTGACCATGGTCACGTTGAGCGGGCTGTTGCGTTTCTGGCAGGAATATCGCACCAATAAGGCGGCGGAAGCGCTGAAATCGATGGTGCGTACCACCGCTACGGTGCTGCGCCGCAGCAGCTACAGCGCGCATCCGCTGACGCTGGAGGTGCCGATCCGCGAACTGGTGCCGGGGGATATCATTCAGCTCTCCGCCGGCGACATGGTGCCGGCCGACGTGCGCCTTATCGCCTCGCGCGATCTGTTCATCAGCCAGGCGATTTTGACCGGTGAAGCGATCCCTATCGAGAAATACGATGCGATGGGCAACGTGGCGCAGAAGTCGAGCGAAGGGGAGGTCTCCAGCGAGAACGCGCTGCTTGAGCTGTCCAACATCTGCCTGATGGGCACCAACGTCGCCAGCGGTACCGCGACGGCAGTGGTGGTGGCGACCGGCGGGCGCACCTACTTCGGCTCGCTCGCCAAGTCGATCGTCGGTTCGCGGGCGCAAACCGCGTTCGATCGCGGGGTGAACAGCGTCAGCTGGCTGTTGATTCGCTTCATGCTGGTGATGGTGCCGGTGGTGTTGCTGATCAACGGCTTCACCAAAGGCGACTGGAGCGAAGCGGCGTTGTTCGCGCTGGCGGTGGCGGTCGGTCTGACGCCGGAAATGCTGCCGATGATCGTCAGCTCCAACCTGGCGAAAGGGGCGATCGCCATGTCGCGCCGCAAGGTGGTGGTGAAGCGCCTGAACGCCATTCAGAACTTCGGCGCCATGGACGTGCTCTGTACCGACAAGACCGGTACGCTGACGCAGGATCGCATCATTCTCGAGCACCACATCGACGTCAATGGCGCCAGGGATAACGAGGTGCTGCACCTGGCCTGGCTGAACAGCTTCCACCAGAGCGGCATGAAGAACCTGATGGACCAGGCGGTGATCCGCTTCGGGCGCGGCAAACCGGGGATCGAAGCCCTGGGACGTTTCAGCAAGGTGGATGAGCTGCCGTTCGATTTCGTGCGCCGCCGTCTGTCGATCGTGGTGGCGGATGAGCATGGCAGACAGCAGCTGATCTGTAAGGGCGCGGTGGAGGAGATGCTGGAGATCGCCACCCACGTGCGCGAAGGCGACAAGACGCTGGAACTGGATGAAACGCGTCGTGCGGCGCTGCAGGCGCTGGCTCGCGAGTATAACGAAGATGGCTTCCGCGTGCTGGTGCTGGCGACGCGCGAGCTGGATGCGCAACGCTCGGCCGAACCGCTGAGCGTGGCCGATGAGCGCGACATGGTGGTGCAGGGGCTGCTGACCTTCCTCGATCCGCCGAAGGAGAGCGCGCAGCAGGCGATCGCCGCACTGCAGGAAAACGGCGTGACGGTGAAGGTGCTGACCGGCGACAACCCGGTGATCACCTGCAAGATTTGCCGCGACGTCGGGCTGGAGCCGGGTGAACCGCTCTCCGGGCTGCAGATTGAACAGATGGATGACGAAGAGCTGGCGCGCGAAGTGGAGCTGCGCACGGTGTTCACCAAGCTGACGCCGCTGCAAAAATCGCGGGTGCTGAAAATGCTGCAGGCCAACGGCCATACCGTCGGTTTCCTCGGCGACGGCATCAACGATGCCCCGGCGCTGCGCGACGCCGACGTCGGCATTTCGGTCGATACCGGCACCGACATCGCCAAGGAGTCGGCGGACATCATTCTGTTGGAAAAGAACCTGATGGTGCTGGAAGAGGGGGTGATCAAGGGGCGCGAGACCTTCGGCAATATCATCAAGTACCTGAACATGACCGCCAGCTCCAACTTCGGCAACGTGTTCTCGGTGCTGGTGGCCAGCGCCTTCATTCCGTTCCTGCCGATGTTGGCGATCCACCTGTTGATTCAGAACCTGATGTACGACATTTCTCAGCTGTCGCTGCCGTGGGACAAGATGGACAAAGAGTTCCTGCGCAAGCCGCGCAAGTGGGATTCCAAAAACATCGGGCGCTTTATGCTGTGGATTGGGCCGACCTCGTCGATCTTCGATATTACGACCTATGCGCTGATGTGGTACGTGTTCGCCGCCAACAGCGTGGAACACCAGGCGCTGTTCCAGTCTGGTTGGTTCATCGAGGGGCTGCTGTCGCAAACGCTGGTGGTACATATGCTGCGCACCCAGAAGATCCCGTTCATTCAGAGCACCGCGGCGCTGCCGGTGTTGCTGACCACCGGGTTGGTGATGGCGCTCGGCATCTACATTCCGTTCTCGCCGCTCGGTGCCCTGGTTGGCCTGCAGCCGCTGCCGTGGGAATACTTCCCGTGGCTGGCCGCGACGTTGGTCAGTTACTGCGTGGTTGCGCAGATGATGAAGCGTTTCTACATTCGCCGCTTCGGCGAGTGGCTGTAA
- a CDS encoding MgtC family protein — protein sequence MAMTPFVLNLLLAMCLGAVIGAERQWRQRMAGLRTNALVATGAAVFILSSMSTDPASAGRVAAQIVSGIGFLGAGVIMREGLNIRGLNTAATLWCSAGIGVLCGLGQHWDAVVATLVILCANILLREAAQRINLQPQQQATDLELCYRIQVTCGEQDEILVRTLILQALNGVALRLQSLRSADIASPGQLEVCAEINATPAAQKEIEGIVCRISLEKSVSAVRWRVASELPV from the coding sequence ATGGCTATGACTCCTTTCGTTTTAAATTTATTGCTGGCGATGTGCCTGGGCGCGGTGATTGGCGCCGAGCGCCAGTGGCGCCAACGCATGGCCGGCCTGCGCACCAATGCGCTGGTGGCGACCGGCGCAGCGGTCTTCATTCTCAGCTCTATGTCCACCGATCCGGCCAGTGCCGGCCGCGTGGCCGCGCAGATCGTATCCGGCATCGGCTTCCTCGGCGCCGGCGTAATCATGCGTGAAGGGCTGAACATTCGCGGCCTCAACACCGCCGCCACGCTGTGGTGTTCTGCGGGCATCGGCGTGCTGTGCGGCCTGGGCCAGCATTGGGATGCGGTGGTCGCCACGCTAGTTATCCTGTGCGCCAATATCCTGCTGCGCGAAGCCGCGCAGCGCATCAACCTGCAGCCGCAACAGCAGGCGACCGATCTCGAACTGTGCTATCGCATTCAGGTGACCTGCGGCGAGCAGGATGAAATTCTGGTGCGCACCCTGATATTGCAGGCGTTGAACGGCGTGGCCTTGCGGTTGCAATCCTTGCGCAGCGCCGATATTGCCAGCCCTGGGCAATTGGAAGTGTGCGCGGAAATTAACGCCACGCCGGCCGCGCAAAAAGAAATTGAGGGTATTGTCTGCCGCATCAGCCTGGAAAAAAGTGTGAGCGCCGTTCGCTGGCGCGTTGCGTCCGAATTACCGGTCTGA
- a CDS encoding glycoside hydrolase, whose amino-acid sequence MKQRFSPLALALLVSFSADALLLRQGDVQFELDPATLRITAGAVPVNLAQPTQQVADLTASPQRASWRWPQSAVSVSARLEDGDLRLSFRSDRPQTLSWYRLPPQAAALLLPIGEGSRIPLDNPVWRNYLTTEMTPLDTNWDLKLPLWSQQHQDKVYSWLMLTPFSNRVTFASEQEKLAMRAEHQFNRFNQQQAFEVLLHVGNTPLSGARRYREILQQSGQFSSLHEKMKQAPEGEKLIGATHIYLWGDQLLAAEDVKDWQGLLHYLASPAAEALRQQMDAESRKSLRQLAGKTPEGWQQQPLIDGINQALTAQFALGATPDDADFLLAQQRQAAAVRERAQQELGRWLTPVDGWGQGLAKPLIDALRQAGLPRLWLGTDNWTAAFLHPQAVAAAKAAGYLIASYDSYDTAIARGVNDSWLTAQLPTALRETCAIVRADGSKKPGFGKQGYYLNPGCVLPYSQQRMRELVQLAGLNSLFLDVDGTGMVSDDYQPDHPTGAAQMAEARNARLAWFSATLKLPLGSEDGNAVTARSLMFAHGMETWGFGWGDKQMNQDKSSPYYLGAWWPNTQPAFFFRPARVKQPYRTVEFDPRYRLPLYQAVFHDAIVSSHHWNYDNLKFSDVQTSRSLLSQLYNTAPMFHLSRATLAARLPAIKRADAAFRPLHQALWDKALTDFRWLDRDGWVQQTTFSDGSTLTANFGERPFAGIAAHSLRAKLADGRTLDVAP is encoded by the coding sequence ATGAAACAACGGTTTTCCCCGCTCGCGCTTGCGCTGCTCGTCAGCTTTTCCGCCGATGCCTTGCTGCTGCGGCAAGGCGACGTGCAGTTTGAACTCGATCCCGCCACGCTGCGCATCACCGCAGGTGCGGTGCCGGTCAACTTGGCTCAGCCCACGCAACAGGTGGCGGACCTCACCGCGTCGCCACAGCGCGCCAGCTGGCGATGGCCGCAAAGCGCGGTCAGCGTGAGCGCCCGCCTGGAAGACGGCGATCTGCGCCTGAGCTTCCGCAGCGACCGGCCGCAAACCCTGAGCTGGTATCGTCTGCCTCCGCAGGCGGCGGCGCTGTTGCTGCCGATCGGCGAAGGCAGCCGCATTCCGCTCGACAACCCGGTCTGGCGCAACTACCTGACGACGGAAATGACGCCGCTGGATACCAACTGGGATCTGAAACTGCCGCTGTGGAGCCAGCAACATCAGGACAAGGTCTACAGCTGGCTGATGTTGACGCCGTTCAGCAACCGGGTCACCTTCGCTTCGGAGCAGGAAAAGCTGGCGATGCGCGCCGAGCATCAGTTCAACCGCTTCAATCAACAACAGGCATTCGAGGTGCTGCTGCACGTGGGGAACACGCCGCTGTCCGGCGCCCGCCGTTACCGCGAGATTCTGCAACAAAGCGGCCAGTTCAGCAGCCTGCACGAAAAGATGAAACAGGCGCCCGAAGGCGAAAAGCTGATCGGCGCAACCCATATCTACCTGTGGGGCGACCAGCTGCTGGCGGCGGAAGATGTCAAAGATTGGCAGGGCTTGCTGCACTACCTCGCCTCTCCCGCCGCCGAAGCGCTGCGGCAGCAGATGGATGCCGAGAGCAGGAAGTCCTTGCGGCAATTGGCGGGCAAAACGCCGGAAGGCTGGCAACAACAGCCCCTGATAGACGGCATCAACCAGGCGCTGACGGCGCAGTTCGCGCTGGGCGCGACGCCGGATGACGCCGATTTCCTGCTGGCGCAGCAGCGCCAGGCCGCCGCAGTGCGTGAGCGGGCGCAGCAAGAGCTGGGACGCTGGTTAACCCCAGTGGACGGTTGGGGGCAAGGGCTGGCCAAACCACTGATCGATGCGCTGCGCCAGGCCGGTTTGCCGCGCCTGTGGTTGGGCACCGACAACTGGACCGCCGCCTTCCTGCACCCGCAAGCGGTGGCCGCCGCCAAAGCGGCCGGCTATCTGATCGCCAGCTACGACTCCTATGATACTGCCATTGCGCGCGGCGTGAACGACAGCTGGCTCACCGCGCAACTGCCGACGGCGCTGCGCGAAACCTGCGCCATCGTGCGCGCCGACGGCAGCAAGAAACCCGGCTTCGGCAAACAGGGTTACTACCTTAATCCGGGCTGCGTCCTGCCCTATTCTCAACAGCGCATGCGCGAGCTGGTGCAACTGGCCGGGTTGAACAGCCTGTTTCTCGACGTGGACGGCACCGGCATGGTGTCCGATGACTATCAGCCCGACCACCCGACCGGCGCAGCGCAGATGGCCGAGGCGCGCAACGCCCGGCTGGCCTGGTTCAGCGCCACCCTTAAGTTGCCGCTCGGCTCGGAGGACGGCAACGCGGTGACCGCCCGCAGCCTGATGTTCGCCCACGGCATGGAAACCTGGGGATTCGGCTGGGGCGATAAACAGATGAATCAGGATAAGTCCTCGCCCTATTATCTCGGTGCCTGGTGGCCCAACACCCAACCGGCGTTTTTCTTCCGCCCCGCCAGAGTGAAACAGCCCTACCGCACGGTCGAATTCGATCCGCGTTATCGCCTGCCGCTCTACCAGGCCGTTTTCCACGATGCGATCGTCAGCAGCCACCATTGGAATTACGACAATCTGAAGTTCAGCGACGTTCAGACCAGCCGTAGCCTGCTCAGCCAGCTGTATAACACTGCGCCGATGTTCCATCTGAGCCGCGCCACCCTGGCGGCACGCTTGCCGGCGATCAAACGCGCCGATGCCGCTTTCCGGCCGCTGCATCAGGCTCTGTGGGACAAAGCGCTGACCGACTTCCGCTGGCTCGATCGGGACGGCTGGGTGCAACAGACGACCTTCAGCGACGGCTCGACGCTGACCGCCAACTTTGGCGAGCGGCCTTTCGCCGGCATAGCGGCCCACAGTCTGCGTGCCAAACTGGCCGACGGCCGCACGCTCGACGTTGCCCCTTAG